One window from the genome of Pseudanabaena yagii GIHE-NHR1 encodes:
- the frr gene encoding ribosome recycling factor has product MKLTDVEARMQKAVEATQHNFNTVRTGRANASLLDRITVEYYGAETHLKALASISSPDASTLQIQPFDRSTMRAIEKAISESDIGLTPNNDGTSIRLNIPPLTTDRRKELVKMVAKLAEEGKVAIRNVRRDAIDSIRKLEKAKEISEDDSKSQQEQVDKLTEKFVKNIDKVTAEKEKEITTI; this is encoded by the coding sequence GTGAAATTAACTGATGTTGAGGCGCGAATGCAGAAAGCTGTAGAAGCGACCCAGCACAATTTCAATACTGTGCGAACGGGGCGTGCAAATGCTTCGCTGTTGGATCGGATTACGGTGGAATATTACGGTGCAGAAACACATCTCAAGGCGTTGGCAAGTATCTCTTCGCCTGATGCCAGCACCCTACAAATTCAGCCCTTTGATCGTTCGACGATGCGGGCGATCGAAAAGGCAATTTCTGAGTCTGATATTGGGCTAACCCCAAACAATGACGGCACAAGCATTCGCTTAAATATTCCGCCTTTAACTACCGATCGCCGTAAGGAGTTGGTAAAGATGGTTGCCAAGCTCGCCGAGGAAGGCAAAGTTGCGATTCGGAATGTGCGACGTGATGCGATCGACTCAATTCGCAAGCTAGAAAAGGCAAAAGAAATTTCTGAAGATGATTCCAAAAGCCAACAAGAGCAAGTGGATAAGTTAACAGAAAAGTTCGTTAAGAATATCGATAAAGTAACTGCCGAAAAAGAAAAAGAAATTACCACAATCTAA
- a CDS encoding pentapeptide repeat-containing protein: MKARELVDRYNKGFRDFSEIDLSGENLSGAGLTAIDLNNADLSDTNLSASTLNEANLYGAKLHTAVLYRASLSDANLCEADLNGASLIKADLHGASLERTNLKDADLTGANLNAASLVNADLTGANLSCVSLVGANLEGANLTEAFLKGANLDGAKLNGANLQGANLSGASFSETNLSHANFSASDLSHANLYAANLSDALLSKADLSGANLSGANLNDANLQDADLNGAFLIDTQLGRANLEGANLSKSNCYKANFKGAFLLRTNLNGTNLNCTDFANASLQAIEDDVDHRPEYAAD; encoded by the coding sequence ATGAAAGCTAGAGAACTAGTCGATCGCTATAACAAGGGTTTTCGAGATTTTAGTGAAATAGATCTCAGTGGTGAAAATCTCAGTGGTGCAGGTTTAACCGCGATCGATCTAAATAATGCTGATTTGAGTGACACAAACCTATCGGCAAGCACTTTAAATGAAGCCAATTTGTATGGCGCAAAATTGCATACAGCGGTTCTATATCGGGCAAGTTTGAGTGATGCAAATCTCTGTGAGGCGGATCTAAATGGTGCTAGTCTGATTAAGGCTGATTTGCATGGTGCTAGTTTGGAAAGGACAAATCTAAAAGATGCTGATTTAACTGGTGCTAATCTCAATGCTGCAAGTTTAGTAAATGCTGACTTGACGGGAGCAAATTTAAGTTGTGTGTCTCTTGTTGGAGCCAATCTAGAAGGTGCAAATCTCACGGAAGCATTTTTGAAAGGAGCGAACTTAGATGGGGCAAAATTAAACGGAGCGAATCTTCAAGGCGCTAATCTAAGTGGGGCAAGTTTTAGTGAAACGAATCTTAGTCATGCAAATTTCTCTGCATCTGATCTTTCCCATGCAAATTTGTATGCAGCTAATCTCAGTGATGCTTTGTTGTCAAAAGCGGATCTTAGTGGAGCAAATCTAAGTGGCGCGAATCTTAATGATGCCAATCTTCAGGATGCTGATCTTAATGGAGCATTTCTGATCGATACTCAGTTAGGTAGGGCAAATCTTGAAGGCGCAAACCTTAGTAAATCTAATTGCTATAAAGCTAATTTTAAAGGTGCATTTTTACTAAGAACTAATCTCAATGGTACTAACTTAAATTGCACAGATTTTGCCAATGCATCTCTGCAAGCCATTGAAGATGATGTTGATCATCGTCCCGAATATGCAGCAGATTAA
- a CDS encoding VIT1/CCC1 transporter family protein, which produces MKTKPHYEYHFSSSEFVRDIVIGMSDGLTVPFALAAGLSGSVASTSIVVTAGLAEIVAGAIAMGLGGYLAARTEAEHYESELEREYLEVKEVPMTEVAEVMEIFQSYGVSESESAVISKALLNNPESFVNFMMRFELGLEKPHPKRAVTSAMTIASAYLVGGLIPLLPYFLNRDLHTAFIGSIVITHIALAAFGYVKGRFTGTTPIRSAIQTVLIGGIAAAAAFFIAKAISH; this is translated from the coding sequence ATGAAAACAAAACCCCACTATGAGTACCACTTTTCATCTAGCGAGTTTGTCCGTGATATTGTCATTGGCATGTCGGATGGCTTGACCGTACCCTTTGCATTAGCGGCGGGCTTATCTGGCTCAGTTGCCTCCACATCAATTGTGGTTACAGCAGGTTTAGCCGAAATCGTCGCAGGGGCGATCGCGATGGGGTTAGGGGGCTATCTCGCGGCAAGAACAGAAGCGGAACATTATGAAAGTGAACTGGAGCGCGAATATCTCGAAGTGAAGGAAGTCCCGATGACTGAAGTTGCCGAGGTTATGGAAATCTTCCAGTCCTACGGAGTTTCAGAATCAGAGAGTGCAGTCATTAGCAAAGCTCTACTCAATAATCCCGAAAGCTTTGTCAATTTCATGATGCGCTTTGAGTTGGGATTAGAAAAACCCCATCCTAAGCGGGCTGTCACTAGTGCGATGACGATCGCTAGTGCCTATTTGGTTGGCGGTCTAATTCCCTTATTGCCTTACTTTTTAAATCGTGATCTGCATACTGCTTTTATTGGTTCGATTGTGATCACGCATATTGCTCTGGCTGCCTTTGGCTATGTGAAGGGCAGATTTACAGGGACAACGCCGATCCGCAGTGCCATTCAGACTGTGTTAATTGGGGGAATTGCGGCGGCAGCAGCTTTCTTTATTGCTAAAGCAATCTCGCATTAA
- the pyrH gene encoding UMP kinase codes for MNAVNTQQEVPKYKRILLKLSGEALMGDRSFGIDPEVVQDIALQVAEIVRDGIEVAIVVGGGNIFRGINGADKGMDRATADYIGMIATVMNALTLQDAFEHLDEPIPTRVMSAIAMQEIAEPYIRRRAIRHLENNRVVIFGAGSGNPYFTTDTTAALRGAEINADVILKATKVDGIYDSDPKKNPKAKRFQSVSFDHALINDLRVMDATAFALCKENGIPIIVFDLGVTGNIRRVVMGESIGTYVGGSCEIN; via the coding sequence ATGAACGCAGTAAATACCCAGCAAGAAGTGCCAAAATACAAACGTATTTTATTAAAACTCAGTGGCGAAGCGCTGATGGGCGATCGCAGTTTTGGGATTGATCCTGAGGTTGTCCAAGACATTGCTTTACAGGTTGCGGAAATTGTCCGCGATGGCATCGAGGTAGCGATCGTTGTCGGTGGTGGTAATATCTTTAGGGGTATTAACGGGGCGGATAAGGGTATGGATCGAGCCACGGCTGACTATATTGGCATGATCGCCACCGTGATGAACGCCCTAACCTTACAGGATGCCTTTGAACATTTAGATGAGCCGATTCCCACCAGAGTAATGTCCGCGATCGCCATGCAAGAGATCGCCGAACCCTATATTCGCCGCCGCGCTATTCGCCACCTTGAAAACAATCGGGTGGTTATTTTTGGCGCAGGCTCAGGTAATCCCTATTTCACCACTGACACAACTGCCGCTTTACGGGGAGCTGAAATTAATGCCGATGTCATCCTAAAAGCAACTAAGGTTGATGGGATTTATGACAGCGATCCCAAGAAAAATCCTAAGGCAAAACGTTTTCAGTCGGTCAGTTTTGATCATGCTCTCATCAATGATCTACGTGTCATGGATGCCACAGCCTTTGCCCTCTGTAAAGAAAATGGCATCCCAATTATTGTGTTTGATCTGGGTGTAACAGGTAACATTCGTCGCGTCGTCATGGGAGAATCGATTGGTACTTATGTTGGAGGTTCCTGTGAAATTAACTGA